The proteins below come from a single Leptotrichia sp. oral taxon 223 genomic window:
- a CDS encoding 1-propanol dehydrogenase PduQ: protein MGLFQIKPDIHYGANSLDILRTLEMEKVFLVTDGNMVKLKVVNRITNILKSRGIDAKIYSDVKPDPTDEEIIKGMLELSAFDPDCIIALGGGSPIDACKSMIYFTNQIKRAMGEHRKPKFIAVPTTSGTGSEVTSYAVVTTQGKKIPLSDSEMLPDIAILNPEFIKTLPPSIIADTGMDVLTHAIEAYVSKSRNLFTNTLAIGAIKTVFADLVSNFENPQLERERIDLQIASCMAGVAFSNAGLGINHSIAHSLGARFHKPHGRLNAIIMPKVIQFNAQNKDAARYYREIAEALGFDPKEDAQGVEILAKAIKMRAVKMGIPNSLRELGISEDQYFSEMESVIDQIENDMCTGENPRRFSRIEMKQLLADLY, encoded by the coding sequence TGGTAAAGCTGAAAGTTGTAAACAGAATAACAAATATCTTAAAATCAAGAGGAATAGATGCCAAAATATATTCGGATGTTAAGCCGGATCCTACAGATGAAGAAATTATAAAAGGAATGCTTGAACTTAGTGCATTTGATCCTGACTGCATAATAGCGCTGGGAGGAGGTTCACCGATAGACGCCTGCAAATCAATGATTTACTTTACAAATCAGATAAAAAGGGCAATGGGTGAACATAGAAAGCCTAAATTCATTGCAGTACCGACAACAAGCGGAACTGGCTCAGAAGTAACATCTTATGCAGTTGTTACTACTCAAGGTAAAAAAATACCTTTAAGCGACAGCGAAATGCTGCCTGACATAGCAATCTTAAATCCAGAATTTATAAAAACTCTTCCGCCATCAATAATTGCAGACACAGGAATGGATGTGCTGACACACGCTATAGAGGCATATGTTTCAAAATCAAGAAACCTGTTTACAAATACGCTTGCGATAGGGGCGATAAAGACAGTATTTGCTGATTTGGTAAGCAATTTTGAAAATCCGCAACTGGAAAGGGAAAGAATTGACTTGCAGATTGCGTCTTGCATGGCAGGGGTGGCTTTTAGCAATGCGGGACTGGGAATAAACCACAGCATAGCACATTCGCTGGGAGCAAGATTTCACAAGCCACATGGAAGGCTTAATGCAATAATAATGCCAAAAGTTATACAGTTTAACGCACAAAATAAGGATGCGGCAAGATATTACCGTGAAATTGCTGAAGCGTTGGGATTTGACCCTAAGGAAGATGCACAAGGCGTGGAAATTCTGGCAAAGGCTATTAAAATGAGAGCGGTTAAAATGGGAATACCAAACAGCCTGAGGGAACTTGGAATTTCTGAAGATCAGTATTTTTCTGAAATGGAAAGTGTGATTGATCAGATAGAAAACGATATGTGTACAGGAGAAAATCCAAGAAGATTTAGCAGAATTGAAATGAAACAATTATTGGCAGATTTGTATTAA